Within the Candidatus Saccharibacteria bacterium oral taxon 488 genome, the region GTGGCTAACGTGTAATTGACCGCCCTAAAGCTTAGTACGACCACTGGTGATTGACCGATAACTAGCCTCAAACCTCAACAATCACCGATAGTCGCATCGCTGTCATTACCAGCTCCAAAGCATCTTTGCCCCCCTTCGTTATATTGCTTTTTGGATGGACATTATCGTTTATAACGTCCATTTATAGTATATCAGACACGAGCTATAGCCAGCAAATCACTTCGACTGCCTCGTCTGCTTTTTAGCTATTTGCTCAAAGACGCCATCGCCCAAGAGGTGCCGTGTGTAGAAGAGAACTCTCGCCAATTTACCAACAAGATACCGACGTCGTGGATGCTTACTCTCAATAATTGTCGCTACTTTGTGTGCAACCACGCTAGGCGGTGACATGGTCCTATATGACTGAGATAGGTTGTGCGATATTGCCTTTGCCACGCCGCCATAGGCACCGTTTGACGAATAACGAGTAAGCGGCTCTTCAGCTAATTTGTAGAAATTTGTAGCGATCAAGCCAGGCTCAATTATCACAAGCTTGATGCTGTATTCCTGCAGCTCTAGCCGCAAGCTATCGGAAAACCCCTCGATAGCGTGCTTTGAAGCATGATACCAGGCACCGAGCGGAAAATATACCCTACCTCCAACAGATGACATATTAATAATCAAGCCCGATCCCGCCTCTCTCATGCTAGGCAGCACAAGCTGCGTCAACCTGGCCAGCCCGAACACATTAACCTCAAACTGCCTGCGGGCCTGTTCAATTGGAACGTCCTCTACCGCCCCCAGTAATCCATAGCCAGCATTATTGATAAGTACATCTATTCTTCCCTGCTCGTCACAAATCTTTTTTACCGCAGCCTCAAGTGATTTTTCATCTTTCATATCACCCGGTATTAACCGAAGGCCTTTAATTTTTTGAAGCGCCTCACTATTTCGAGCAAGTCCGTATACTATATAACCTTTCCGCAAAAGCAGCTCGGCGGTCGCTCTTCCGATACCGCTGGACGCTCCAGTAATTAACACTACTTTATGATTTGAATTATACTTTTTTCTACTCATAATAGTAGTATAATCTATGGAGTATACTCTATAGTCAATAGACCATAACGAGGGAGGTTTTACCATGCTAATTCATCAACTTTCCAAAAAATCTGGTGTTTCTATCGATACCATTCGTTACTATACAAAAATCGGTATTTTACCGGTAACACAACGTCCTGCTGGAAGCCGCAGTTATTCAGACTACGACGAGAGTGCACTCGAGTACCTCACGGAAATACGCCTCGCTAAGTCAGCAGGCTTTACGCTGATGGAGATCAAGCAATACATCAGGGAATGGAACGACGGACAGATTACACCAGATACGGCTATTGATATATTGCATAAAAAGATTGCGATGGTACGAAAGAAAAAGTCTGAACTTGATGCAATAGAAGCGATATTAAAAAGTAAAATAACACAGCTCCGCCCCTAGCTACATTGCCGTAATTGAGCACCCTGCTAGCTACTTTTGAGTAGATTACTACAGCCCTAATTCTCGCAATTGTGCTGGATCAACCATTGATGGCGAATCCATCATTACGTCAACGCCCGAGCCGTTCTTTGGAAAGGCTAGAGTTTCGCGGACGTTTTGTTCGCCAGTCAGCTCCATGAGAATGCGGTCAACGCCAAAGGCACAGCCAGCGTGCGGTGGTGCGCCGTACTTGAAGGCATTGAGCATGGCGCCAAACTTTTCTTCAACGTAGCTTTCGCTAAAACCAAGCAGGTCAAACACTTTGTACAGCACCGCTGGGTTGTGGTTGCGCACGCCGCCAGAGCAAATTTCGTAGCCGTTCATCACCATGTCAAACTGGTCAGCCACAATGGCTAGTTTTTCGGCATCGGTCGTCGCCGATTCCAGCGCCTGCAGGCCACCCTTTGGCATACCGAATGGATTGTGGCCAAAATCAAGCTTCTTGCCGTGGTCATCCCATTCATAGAACGGAAAATCGATAATCCAAGCTAAGGCTACCACGCTCGGGTCTTTCAAGTTGAAGTGGGTGGAAAATTCGTTTCGCAGACGACCAAGCACGGCGTTGACGACTGGGCGAGTGTCAGCGCCGAAAAAGACTGCGTCGCCATCAACTGCACCAGTTTTTTGCTTAATCGCCGTGAGCTCTGTTTCGCTCAAGAACTTGGCAATTGGTGATTTTGCCTCACCATCTTGGTAGGTGATGTACGCCAAACCACCCGCGCCCTCACTTTTGGCAATGTCGGTGAATTGATCAATTTGCTTGCGGCTCAAACTAGCGCCATTTTTGACGCAGATCGCCTTGATACACTCAGCCTGCTTGAACACGCCAAATTCGGTACTGGCGAATACGTCAGTCAGATCAATCAGCTCCATGCCAAAGCGCAGGTCTGGCTTGTCCGAGCCATACGTCTCCATGGCGTCGCGGTAAGAAATACGTGGAATTGGACTGCCATCACCGACCGCGAGACCACTCAAATCCAGCAATTTCTTGCCAGCAAAATCAGTCGCGAGCTGCCGCATCAGCGGCTCAACCTCCTGGCGAACTTCCTCGCCGTCTTCAACGAAGCTCATCTCCAAGTCCAGCTGATAAAACTCGCCGTACAGTCGATCAGCCCGCGGATCTTCGTCGCGAAAACACGCCGCCAGCTGGTAATACCGCGGCACGCCGCCAACCATCAGTAGCTGCTTGAACTGCTGCGGTGCTTGTGGTAAAGCGTAAAATTTGCCCTCTTGCAGACGACTGGGGATCAGGAAATCGCGTGCACCTTCGGGACTAGAATTTGCCAAAATTGGCGTCTGAATCTCGATGAAGTCCCGAGTATCCATGTACTGATGCATGCGCTGGTACATTTCAGCGCGTTTTTTCAGCATCTGTTGCATTGTTGGACGGCGCAAATCAAGGTAACGATACTTAAAACGCAAGTCCTCACCCGCTTGGTTTTCCTCAGCAAAGGGCTGGATTGGCAAGGTCTCAGCTCGATTGAGGATCTCCAAATTTTTCACCACAATTTCCACATTACCGCTGGCAATATGTGGATTTTTCAAACCTTCGCCGCGCTCCGTCACCACACCGCTGGCACGAATCACAAACTCATCGCGCAGGCTTTCCGCCAAACGAAACGCTTCCGCCTGCTCAGGATTAATCACCAGCTGCACCAACCCAGTATGGTCGCGCAGGTCAATAAAAATCAGCCCGCCGTGATCGCGTCGGGAATACACCCAGCCAGCCACTGTAATCATTTCCCCAACCCTATCAGGGGTATGTATCGCCAAAACTCTCTTTTTCATATCTGTTATTATAGCATATTGATGTGTTTTTTCGCCCTTGGCGTCACCCGGCGGCCGCGCGGTGTGCGCTCGATGAAGCCAATTTGCAGTAAATACGGCTCATAAAAATCCTCAATCGTCGTTGCTTCGTCACCCGTCAGCGCAGCAATGGTGGTTAGCCCCACGGGATTATCACCATAATTTTCTAGAATTGACTGCAGTAAATTACGGTCAGCCGGATCCAAACCTAGCTCGTCCACTTCCAGCATCTCCAAGGCGCTCGTTGTGGTTTTTACATCAATTATGCCATCGCCATTCACGTCAGCGTAGTCGCGTACGCGCTTGAGCAGGCGGTTAGCAATACGCGGCGTCAAGCGAGCCCGCGTCGATAATAAATCCGCCGCTTCGCGCCGAATCGACGACTCCAGGATGGCCGCACTCCGTGTCACAATCTTAGCGATATCCTCTGGCTCGTAAAATTCCAAGCGGTAAATATGCCCGAATCGATCGCGCAGCGGCGCCGCCAGACTACCTGTCCGCGTGGTTGCACCGATGACCGTAAACCGCGGCAAATCCAGCCGAATCGACCGAGCCGCCGGGCCTTTACCGATGACGATATCCAGCTTGAAATCTTCCATGGCCGAATACAAGATCTCTTCCACCGCCCGGCCGAGCCGATGAATCTCATCAATGAACAAAATATCGCCGTCCGCCAAATTGGTCAAAATTGACGCCAGATCACCCGCTTTCTCAATGGCCGGGCCGCTGGTGATGCGCAAATTCGTTCCCATCTCATTGGCGATCACCGTCGCCATGGTCGTCTTACCCAGTCCTGGCGGGCCATACAGCAGCACATGATCCAGTGGCTCGCCGCGCTTCTTTGCCGCCTCAATTGCTAACCGCAAATTACGCTTCAATCGCTCCTGGCCGACATATTCATTAAAACTCTGCGGACGCAGGCTAACTTCAATCCGCTGCTCCTCGGCGTCATCGTGCGGACTAGTATCGACTATTCTTTGAATTGCCATAAACTAATTATATCATCCACAGCGGAGCGCACTAATCTCTCGTAAGCCGACTACGCAGCGCCTGCATAATTTCGCGAAACGTTTCGTCACTCACCATATGCACCGCATCCTCTAGGTGTCGTGGCCATTTTGGATCAGGAAATTCCTCACCAGCAAATGTGGTACCACCAAGATAGCGCGGATACAAATGCCAGTGCACGTGTGTTGGCCGGCCAGCCTTCACTGCATTATTCATCAGGCATTCCCAGTTACACACATCGGCGCCAAACGCTGCTTTGACTGCCTGCTCAATTTGACGAATCACCTGATGGAGCTCTGTCCAATCTGCCTCGTCCAGCTCCGACAACGTTTCCTTGTGCTGGCGCAGGGTGATAAATGACTTACCCAAATAGCACTGATTCTTGTCAAGCACCGCCACCCAACGTTCGGTTTGCAATATGACGTTATCGTCAGCCGCCGTCTGACCAACCAGCAGCGGACAGATTCCACATTCCTTCTGTGTCGTGCATGTATTCATGATACCTCCTGGTATGGATTATACCACTTGGCAAGGAGTGTCTGCTTATAATTCGTGCCATATTATTGCATAATTATAAATTATATTGTAGAATTGGTATCGTTATGAGTGAGAAGCATATGGAAAGTACACTGGCTAACGGCGGGAATGCACCTGAACGAATAACATTTCGCGCTCTAGCTCCATATTTCACTCTAGGAGCGGCGTTCGGAAGTGTGATGGGTGTTCTCGGCTACAACTACATCGCGAGTACTCACCCCAATCGCCCGACAGAAATTGACACAACGACAGTAGCCACAGCAGCTACAGGGTCAAAGCAACAACAGCTACAGCTACCATCCAAGATCCAGCCTCTTATCATTACCGGCTCATCAGCATCCCTAGAAACTCCAACAACACCAGAATATGTCGCCGATACTAGTAACCGAATAGCAAATACGCTCAAGGTTGCCACCGAGGCTATAGCACAGACCATGGATGCCGCTCAAAGTACTATATACACCGCAGAGACATTACCAATGGAAGGGCCGCCGATTGATTCAGAAACTGGTAAGCCTTGTTATCAGCTCAAAGACATACAGCAAGCTATTGGAGCAATAAATTTGCCAAGCGGTGTCACTCCATACGTTATATTGCCGCCCGGAATATGCGAAAAACAACCTTATGCTGCCTATGCCTCTGGCGATAACGTTGTCACAACCTCTAAAGTTATTGACAATCCGGGTACCGCAGCGCATGAACTCGGCCACGTTGCAGGCCTCCACCACACAAATAGTTTTGATATCAAGTCCGGTTATGGCCAAGGAAAACTCTCTCAAGATATAGACATGACAGAGGCTATAGGACAAGGATATGGTGATTTTCGTAGGGTAAAAAACCAGGATATCCCTGAGCAAGATGTTCCTAAACCAAATATCGAAGAAGCTTCTGGCGAGACAAGCGTTATGGGTTATCATTTCCCAATTGACAAAGACTGCACCGAGAAGAATACATGTGACATATTTAATCTACCCGAGAAATATCGACTCGACCCTAAGAAATTCCCACTCTACGACATTGATCCCTCGACACTAAATGATTCCTCTACCGCGATAACCCTATCCACCGAACCGTACAACATACAGGGTGTACGGATACCGATACCAGCATCCCATCCGATTCGCCAAATCCACGGAGGAGAACTGCTTACTGATTTTATTGTTAGTATAAAATATGACGGCAATGGCTCAAGCTGTTTTAAGGTTCCTACCTTTGTCATAGACAAAAGAGGGATTGTGACAGAGCTGAATTCGCCCCATACCGGAGTGATCCCAGGCTACTGTCTGTCAGATAGCTTTGATGGCTGGTCTATTTTTAATGATAGTTCTACCGGCGTGAGGATCAAGGTGCAACGCCAAAATGGTGAGACGCAGCTACTTGTTAAAAAATTTTGAATTGGCTACCGGACTCTCTGCTCATTTCTTCAGCGCCATCGTCACTCGTTGTGCCGTCGGTAGATTGACATCAACATTTTCCAGCGCCTTGGTGGCGTCAGCCAAGGTATAGCCCAGTGCCATTAGCGCTTCCAGTGCTTCGTCGGAGGTGCTTAATTCAGTCTGGACTGGCGCGACCGCTCGGCCGTACTGCGTCGGCAGGCCGACTTTATCGCTCAGATCAACCACCACGCGTTCAGCGGTTTTTTTGCCGACACCAGCAGCTTTTTGCACAAACGCACTATCAGCATTGGCGATGGCGTTGCGCACCTGCTCTGCGTCGCCGAGGCTGAGAATTGCCAGTGCCGCTTTTGGGCCAACACCCTGAACAGTAATCAGCACTTCAAACAGCTTTTTTGCAGCCAAACTAGAAAAACCGAATAGCTCTTCCGCCTGCTCGCGCACATGATGATAGGTGTAAAACTTAGCGTCTTGACTGAGCGCCACCGCCTGGAAATCACCAGCCGACACGCTCACTTCATAACCAACGCCGTGAACGTCAATCACGATGCTGCCCGCACCAAATTTTTCAGCGATCGTACCAGAGAGATGGGCGATCACGGTCGTCTGTCTCCGCCGCCCGGAGGATTGGTCGGGCCGGGCGAAGTGCCGCCACTGCCACCACCCGAACCGCCACCACTGCCACCACCACTGCCATTACCGCCGCCCGGGTTCTGGTCGTCATCGCCGGTACTACCACACGACGCAGTCTTTCGCGAATGTTTCGTCGCATCAAATTTGTCTTCGCTGATGGTGATGAGCCTCCTGGTAGCTAGGTCACAGACGGTGATCTGCTTAGTGGTGGGCGTTTGCCGACAATCAGCAGCATTCTTGGAATATTTAGCGGCGTCAAATTGATCTTCAAAAATTGACTCCATTTGCTTGGTGGCGAGATTACACACCTCAATCTTTGGCTTGGTCTGGTCGCATTTCTCGGTCGGGAGGGCGTTCGAGAGGAAGTATTCTTTGTAGGCGCCGGAGCTAGAATCATCAGCGAGGCCGCCATTGCTACTACACACGCTCCGCTGGACAACGCCGTTTGGCACGTCAAAACCAGTTTTCGCGCCCGCCAGCAGCTTGGTCATCGTCGCCCGCCAAATTGGCGCTGCCACGTCCGAACCGCCGCTGTTCATGACTTTATTGTTGTTATTGCCAACCCACACGCCGACAGCATATTGCGGCGTATAGCCAATCGTCCAGGCATCGCGGTTATCATTGGTGGTGCCCGTCTTGACTGCGACTGTTTTACCGCCCACCGTCAGGCTGCTGCCAAACATCCCCGCCCGCGCGGCGTTATCCGACAGAATGCTGGAGATGAGATAGGCGCCACCTTGGCTGATGGCTTGGCGCGTACTCGCTGGTTTCCACGACGCGTTCTTGTTGAACTTATCCTTGACCTCAGTGATGAAATTGAGCGATTCGTACTGCGTGCCACCGTTAGCAAAGGCCGCGTAGGCATTAGTCATCTCGCTCAGGCGCACCTCAGCCGAGCCAAGCGCCAGTGACAATCCGTAATTTTTGTTTTCGTCAAGCGTGCTGATGCCGAGTTTCTTGGCAGCTTGGATGGAACGATTGATGCCATACTTTTGCATGATCAGAACGCTCGGGATGTTCAGCGACCAGCTCAGCGACTTGCGCGTCGTCACTTTACCATTCCAGCGGCGGGTAGCGTTGTAGGGTACGTAGCCATTAAAATCAGTCAGTTTATCGTCAAAAACTGTCGCCGGCGTGATGATGCCATCAGCCATCGCCTGCGCATAATACAGCGGCTTGAAGCTTGAGCCAGGCTGGCGCGGCGTGGTTACCATATTGACCTTACCCCACTCGGCGTTATTATAGTCAGCGCTGCCGACCAGAGCCCGCACCTCGCCAGTTTTTGGATCAATGACGATACCACTGGCGTTAGTGCCACCGAGGCGATTGATCTGCTTCATTTGTTTGGCAATATTTTCTTGGAGGAGATGCTGCGTGTCGAGATTCAGCGAGGTCTTGACACGGTAGCCCGAGCGCATGACTTTTTCGTAGCCATATTTGTCACTGAGCTGCTTGATAGCCATCTCGGCAAAATGCGGCGCTTCGGAATTCGTATGAGCCGCACCGCCGCCAGAATACGCTAGCTGCGTAGCCTCCGCCTGCTGCTTCTGTTCCTCAGTGATAAAGCCTTCAGCCTGCATTCGACCGAGCACCGTCTTTTGGCGTTGCTTGGCGTATTCGGCATTACCGCTGATCGGTGAATAGCGGCTTGGCGCCGGCAGCACACCGACCAGCATACTACTCTCAGCCAGCGTCAAATCCTTCGGCGATTTATTGAAATACACTTTAGCCGCCTCCTCGATACCAAAGGCGTTTTCACCAAAGTACACCGAGTTGAGGTACATCATCAAGATCTGCTCTTTGCTGTAATTTTGCTCGATGGCGATGGCCATAAATAGCTCTTGGTACTTGCGCATAAAGCTGTGTTCATTGCTGAGCAAATTGTTCTTGACCAGCTGCTGCGTCAAGGTTGAGCCGCCACCATGCCGCGTGATCGCCGCCCGGAAAATACTGAAAATATTAAAGCCGCTGTGCTTATAAAAATCCTTATCCTCGCTGGCGATCAATGCCTTTTTCATACTCTCGGAGATGTCTTTGAGCTGCACCAAGTTCCGCCGCTCGGCATTGCCAACGCTATAAATCACCTTGTCATTGGCGTCAGTCAGTACGATGCCGGTATTGTTGCGGTTCATTAACCGCTCCTGATCGCCGATATCGCGCGCATAATAAAAATAGCTAGCAATCGGTACGATGATCAAAAATAGTAAAATCGGCAGCAGACACACCATAATTTTTTTCGGCCGACTCAGCCGCCAAAACCACAAAAAGTGTTTGTGTTGACGCGGTAATTTACCGGGTTTCGCCTTGACTTGACCGAGATTGGCATACCGGCCCATGTGCGGCGGCTGCTTCTTTATCGGAGCTCGTTTTCCCTTGCCTAATTGCACCATATATCAATTATACCACGCCACGGCGCGTCGTCGCTGCATGGGTGATGGCCGCCGCGAGTGCATCGGCGCAATCATCTGGCCTTGGCGCCTGGCTGAGACCTAAGTTGAGGCGCACCATTTCTTGGATCTGCTTTTTGTCAGCCTTGCCATAGCCAGTCAGTGTTTGCTTGATCTGTAGCGGCGTGTA harbors:
- a CDS encoding SDR family NAD(P)-dependent oxidoreductase; this encodes MSRKKYNSNHKVVLITGASSGIGRATAELLLRKGYIVYGLARNSEALQKIKGLRLIPGDMKDEKSLEAAVKKICDEQGRIDVLINNAGYGLLGAVEDVPIEQARRQFEVNVFGLARLTQLVLPSMREAGSGLIINMSSVGGRVYFPLGAWYHASKHAIEGFSDSLRLELQEYSIKLVIIEPGLIATNFYKLAEEPLTRYSSNGAYGGVAKAISHNLSQSYRTMSPPSVVAHKVATIIESKHPRRRYLVGKLARVLFYTRHLLGDGVFEQIAKKQTRQSK
- a CDS encoding HIT family protein produces the protein MNTCTTQKECGICPLLVGQTAADDNVILQTERWVAVLDKNQCYLGKSFITLRQHKETLSELDEADWTELHQVIRQIEQAVKAAFGADVCNWECLMNNAVKAGRPTHVHWHLYPRYLGGTTFAGEEFPDPKWPRHLEDAVHMVSDETFREIMQALRSRLTRD
- a CDS encoding MerR family transcriptional regulator produces the protein MLIHQLSKKSGVSIDTIRYYTKIGILPVTQRPAGSRSYSDYDESALEYLTEIRLAKSAGFTLMEIKQYIREWNDGQITPDTAIDILHKKIAMVRKKKSELDAIEAILKSKITQLRP
- the aspS gene encoding aspartate--tRNA ligase codes for the protein MKKRVLAIHTPDRVGEMITVAGWVYSRRDHGGLIFIDLRDHTGLVQLVINPEQAEAFRLAESLRDEFVIRASGVVTERGEGLKNPHIASGNVEIVVKNLEILNRAETLPIQPFAEENQAGEDLRFKYRYLDLRRPTMQQMLKKRAEMYQRMHQYMDTRDFIEIQTPILANSSPEGARDFLIPSRLQEGKFYALPQAPQQFKQLLMVGGVPRYYQLAACFRDEDPRADRLYGEFYQLDLEMSFVEDGEEVRQEVEPLMRQLATDFAGKKLLDLSGLAVGDGSPIPRISYRDAMETYGSDKPDLRFGMELIDLTDVFASTEFGVFKQAECIKAICVKNGASLSRKQIDQFTDIAKSEGAGGLAYITYQDGEAKSPIAKFLSETELTAIKQKTGAVDGDAVFFGADTRPVVNAVLGRLRNEFSTHFNLKDPSVVALAWIIDFPFYEWDDHGKKLDFGHNPFGMPKGGLQALESATTDAEKLAIVADQFDMVMNGYEICSGGVRNHNPAVLYKVFDLLGFSESYVEEKFGAMLNAFKYGAPPHAGCAFGVDRILMELTGEQNVRETLAFPKNGSGVDVMMDSPSMVDPAQLRELGL
- the ruvA gene encoding Holliday junction branch migration protein RuvA, yielding MIAHLSGTIAEKFGAGSIVIDVHGVGYEVSVSAGDFQAVALSQDAKFYTYHHVREQAEELFGFSSLAAKKLFEVLITVQGVGPKAALAILSLGDAEQVRNAIANADSAFVQKAAGVGKKTAERVVVDLSDKVGLPTQYGRAVAPVQTELSTSDEALEALMALGYTLADATKALENVDVNLPTAQRVTMALKK
- the ruvB gene encoding Holliday junction branch migration DNA helicase RuvB, with product MAIQRIVDTSPHDDAEEQRIEVSLRPQSFNEYVGQERLKRNLRLAIEAAKKRGEPLDHVLLYGPPGLGKTTMATVIANEMGTNLRITSGPAIEKAGDLASILTNLADGDILFIDEIHRLGRAVEEILYSAMEDFKLDIVIGKGPAARSIRLDLPRFTVIGATTRTGSLAAPLRDRFGHIYRLEFYEPEDIAKIVTRSAAILESSIRREAADLLSTRARLTPRIANRLLKRVRDYADVNGDGIIDVKTTTSALEMLEVDELGLDPADRNLLQSILENYGDNPVGLTTIAALTGDEATTIEDFYEPYLLQIGFIERTPRGRRVTPRAKKHINML
- a CDS encoding PBP1A family penicillin-binding protein, translating into MVQLGKGKRAPIKKQPPHMGRYANLGQVKAKPGKLPRQHKHFLWFWRLSRPKKIMVCLLPILLFLIIVPIASYFYYARDIGDQERLMNRNNTGIVLTDANDKVIYSVGNAERRNLVQLKDISESMKKALIASEDKDFYKHSGFNIFSIFRAAITRHGGGSTLTQQLVKNNLLSNEHSFMRKYQELFMAIAIEQNYSKEQILMMYLNSVYFGENAFGIEEAAKVYFNKSPKDLTLAESSMLVGVLPAPSRYSPISGNAEYAKQRQKTVLGRMQAEGFITEEQKQQAEATQLAYSGGGAAHTNSEAPHFAEMAIKQLSDKYGYEKVMRSGYRVKTSLNLDTQHLLQENIAKQMKQINRLGGTNASGIVIDPKTGEVRALVGSADYNNAEWGKVNMVTTPRQPGSSFKPLYYAQAMADGIITPATVFDDKLTDFNGYVPYNATRRWNGKVTTRKSLSWSLNIPSVLIMQKYGINRSIQAAKKLGISTLDENKNYGLSLALGSAEVRLSEMTNAYAAFANGGTQYESLNFITEVKDKFNKNASWKPASTRQAISQGGAYLISSILSDNAARAGMFGSSLTVGGKTVAVKTGTTNDNRDAWTIGYTPQYAVGVWVGNNNNKVMNSGGSDVAAPIWRATMTKLLAGAKTGFDVPNGVVQRSVCSSNGGLADDSSSGAYKEYFLSNALPTEKCDQTKPKIEVCNLATKQMESIFEDQFDAAKYSKNAADCRQTPTTKQITVCDLATRRLITISEDKFDATKHSRKTASCGSTGDDDQNPGGGNGSGGGSGGGSGGGSGGTSPGPTNPPGGGDRRP